TCGATGGTCGGCGCTCAGTGCCACTTGCAGTCGACACGGCGCTCGAAATCCTTGATCTGCTTCTCGGTTTCTTCCTTGGTGATGCCATAGGCTTCCTGGATCTGGCCGGCGAGCTGTTCGCGGCGACCCTCGACGCGGTCGAGCTGGTCGTCGGTGAGCTTGCCCCACTGCTCGCGTACCTTGCCCTTGAACTGCTTCCAGTTACCTGCCACTTGATCGCGATTCATGACATTTCTCCTTGGTTGAAGGCCGGTGATCGACCCTGCAGCCCATGCTAGGCGTCTGGCCGCGCTCGATCCGTCGGCCTGCCGCGCCTCGGCACGCCGGACTGCCGCGTATTGCGGCGTCGGGCTTCTCCTACAGCAGCGCGCCAGCGCCAGTCGCTTTACAATCGCCGCCACACCCACCGTTCCGGAGCCAAGCCCATGAGCAAGTCCATCATCCACAGCGACCACGCCCCCGCCGCCGTCGGCACCTACTCGCAAGCGGTCAAGGTCGGCGATACCGTGTACCTGTCGGGCCAGATCGGCCTTGATCCTGTCAGCAACACGCTGGTCGATGGCTTCGAAGCACAGGCCCACCAGGTGTTCCGCAACCTGCGCGCCGTGTGCCAGGCCGCCGGCGGCGACCTCTCGCACATCGTCAAGCTCGGCGTGTTCGTGGTCGATCTCGCCAACTTCGCCAAGCTGAACGAGATCATGGGCGAGTACTTCAGCCAGCCGTTCCCGGCACGCGCGGCCGTGCAGGCCGCCGCGCTGCCCAAGGGGGCGCTGGTGGAAGCCGATGCAGTGATGGTGCTGGGCTAAACCCACTGCACCGGCCGCGCCGTTCCTCGACTGTGACGGGACGGCGCCTGGCAAAAAGCGCATGCTGGGTGACCATGCTTTCCGGATGCCCGCCATGCGCCTCGATCTCTGGCTCGCCTTCGTCGCCGCCACGCTGCTGATCTCGGCCACGCCCGGCCCCAACATGCTGTTGATGCTGTCGCACGGTGTGCGCTACGGCGTGCGCGCCACGCTGGCGACCATGGCCGGCGCACTGCTGGGGCTGCTGCTGCTGATCGGGCTGTCCGCGCTCGGGGTCGGCGCCATCCTCGCCGCCTCGGTCACGCTGTTCACGGTGCTCAAGCTCGTGGGTGCAGCCTATCTCGTCTACCTGGGCGTGCAGGCCTGGCGCGCCGGCGAATCGCTGCACCTGCCGCGCGCCAATGCCGACGGCGCCCGCGCCCGGTTCCGTACCGGCCTCGCTGTGGCGCTGTCCAATCCCAAGGCCATCCTGTTCGCGGCCGCCTTCCTGCCGCAATTCATCGATGCCAAGCTGCCGCAATGCCCGCAATGGGCATTGCTGCTGGCGAGCTTCTTCGTGATCGAGGCAAGCTGGCAGGCGGTTTACGCCTGGGGCGGCGGCCGGTTGGCCGGTTGGCTGGCAGCCCCGGGACGGGTGCGTGCCTTCAACCGCGGCTGCGGCGCCACCTTCGTCGCCGCCGGCGGCCTGCTGGCAGCAGCCCGCCACTGAACCACCACGGCCCCAGTCTGACGCGACCTTGCCTATAGTAAGGTTCATCGCCGTTATGACGGGGTCGTATCATGGCTGCACTCAAGGACAGGTCGCTGCGCGCCAAGGTGCTGGTCGCCGCCGCGCTCGCCGTCGCCACCGGCTTTACGGTGATGATCGCGTTGATCGCGGTGAAGATCCAAAGCGGCGCCACCGCCGACGGCATCGCGCTCACCCATAAGGAAGCGGAAGACTACGCCACGCGCGTGAGCGACTATTTCGCGCTGGGCTATACGCTGCCCCAGCACCTGGTGCAGGTGGTCCAGGCACAGCAGCAAGGCGCCGCGCCGCCGGAACGCGCCGTCGTCTCCCGGCAGATCATGGCGCTGCTCGCCGGCTTTCCCGGCGCCTCGGGCTTGTGGATGGTGTGGGAGCCCAATGCCTTCGACGGCAAGGACGACCAGTTCCGCCTCGACTGGCCGCTGCACGACCCTTCCGGGCGCTACACGCCCTACGTGATCCGCAATGGCGGCAAGATCGAGCAGGCGCCGCTGGCAGCCTCCGACGAGGTGCCCAAGTTCGAGCAGTACCGCGAGCATCCGCAGGACTACAAGCCGCAATACGAGGCCGCCGGTTGGGGCGATTTCTACTACACACCCAAACAGCGCAACCGCGACACGGTGACCGAGCCGTATCCCTACGAGGTCGGCAGCGAGAAGGTGCTGATGTCCTCGCTGGTATCGGTGATCCGCAAGGACAACGCCCTCGTGGGCGTGG
This region of Chitinolyticbacter meiyuanensis genomic DNA includes:
- a CDS encoding LysE family translocator; protein product: MRLDLWLAFVAATLLISATPGPNMLLMLSHGVRYGVRATLATMAGALLGLLLLIGLSALGVGAILAASVTLFTVLKLVGAAYLVYLGVQAWRAGESLHLPRANADGARARFRTGLAVALSNPKAILFAAAFLPQFIDAKLPQCPQWALLLASFFVIEASWQAVYAWGGGRLAGWLAAPGRVRAFNRGCGATFVAAGGLLAAARH
- a CDS encoding Rid family detoxifying hydrolase; protein product: MSKSIIHSDHAPAAVGTYSQAVKVGDTVYLSGQIGLDPVSNTLVDGFEAQAHQVFRNLRAVCQAAGGDLSHIVKLGVFVVDLANFAKLNEIMGEYFSQPFPARAAVQAAALPKGALVEADAVMVLG
- a CDS encoding CsbD family protein, whose product is MNRDQVAGNWKQFKGKVREQWGKLTDDQLDRVEGRREQLAGQIQEAYGITKEETEKQIKDFERRVDCKWH